A genomic window from Nocardioides sp. BP30 includes:
- a CDS encoding LLM class flavin-dependent oxidoreductase: protein MTAAPTFDATIPESASPRVEFISLSHLNPSTELEPIPTRGIDLAYFRKYVKALEDGGYDYTLLPYGANTADSFVVASAVGQLTERIKPIVALRPNTTFPLVAAQKLATLDQLTEGRAVVHLISGGSDAEQARQGDYLPKDRRYARTSEYIDLLRRAWTEPAPFSHEGEFYRFDDFGPGFAPYDAPIPISIGGQSDEAFAVGGAKADVFSFWGEPLDDLRSEIDRVHAIARAAGRTTLPRIWVTFRPIIAKTDELAWQKAHEYVAKIAATYEKAAYGKQRFQQGSPQNVGSQRALAFAAKSELYDRALWTKTAAATNAGGASTALVGSPETVAAAILDYVDRGADLVSIRGYDTYADAVDYGNTVLPLVRQELAHREATGQRGTLQAEHPGNYAPEYAGFATAGQA, encoded by the coding sequence ATGACCGCCGCGCCCACCTTCGACGCCACCATTCCGGAGTCCGCCTCGCCGCGGGTCGAGTTCATCAGCCTCTCGCACCTCAACCCGAGCACCGAGCTCGAGCCGATCCCCACCCGCGGGATCGACCTCGCCTACTTCCGCAAGTACGTGAAGGCGCTCGAGGACGGCGGCTACGACTACACGCTCCTGCCCTACGGCGCGAACACCGCCGACTCCTTCGTGGTCGCCTCCGCCGTCGGCCAGCTCACCGAGCGGATCAAGCCGATCGTGGCGCTGCGACCCAACACCACCTTCCCGCTGGTCGCCGCCCAGAAGCTCGCCACCCTCGACCAGCTCACCGAGGGCCGCGCGGTCGTCCACCTCATCTCCGGCGGCAGCGACGCCGAGCAGGCCCGGCAGGGCGACTACCTGCCGAAGGATCGCCGCTACGCGCGCACCTCGGAGTACATCGACCTGCTGCGCCGGGCCTGGACCGAGCCGGCCCCGTTCAGCCACGAGGGCGAGTTCTACCGGTTCGACGACTTCGGCCCGGGCTTCGCGCCGTACGACGCCCCCATTCCGATCTCGATCGGCGGCCAGTCCGACGAGGCGTTCGCCGTCGGCGGGGCGAAGGCCGACGTGTTCAGCTTCTGGGGCGAGCCGCTCGACGACCTGCGCAGCGAGATCGACCGGGTCCACGCGATCGCCCGTGCCGCCGGCCGCACGACGCTGCCGCGGATCTGGGTGACCTTCCGCCCGATCATCGCCAAGACCGACGAACTGGCCTGGCAGAAGGCGCACGAGTACGTCGCCAAGATCGCCGCCACCTACGAGAAGGCCGCCTACGGCAAGCAGCGCTTCCAGCAGGGCTCCCCGCAGAACGTCGGCTCGCAGCGCGCGCTGGCGTTCGCCGCGAAGTCCGAGCTCTACGACCGGGCACTGTGGACCAAGACCGCTGCCGCCACCAACGCCGGCGGCGCCTCCACCGCGCTGGTCGGCTCCCCGGAGACGGTCGCGGCGGCGATCCTCGACTACGTCGACCGCGGCGCCGACCTGGTCAGCATCCGTGGCTACGACACCTACGCCGACGCTGTCGACTACGGCAACACCGTGCTCCCGCTGGTCCGCCAGGAGCTGGCCCACCGGGAGGCCACCGGCCAGCGCGGCACTCTGCAGGCCGAGCACCCCGGCAACTACGCACCGGAGTACGCCGGGTTCGCGACGGCGGGTCAGGCATGA
- a CDS encoding acyl-CoA dehydrogenase family protein, giving the protein MTQVVEVATYALPQPDLSTEALAAVTAEIAAGAAENDRTGAVPTAGLAAAHRAGLLTATVAEQYGGPGLGPREVARILTALGEGDPSVALIASNTLMAHAGQALHPHWPVAYYDDLLRRSLDGPANVNAIRAEPELGAPARGGIPKTTLTRTADGWTLTGHKAYATGGTALAYHVVWATAVEPGGDPDRPRIGHVIVPADLPGITWVETWDHLGLRASNTHDVIYDGVTLPADAFVEIPRGADGIYRDPAAMASGPGSFGHAAFYIGVARAARSAFADYARNRVPAALGRPIAETERIQSVAGEIDLQIAQAETLLHGAVLRLEAGDAEIGAQLSLIKSAIARSVISAVQTAVAALGNPGLSRHNALERHLRDVLCIRVHPPQEDTALLAAGRRVLGV; this is encoded by the coding sequence ATGACGCAGGTCGTCGAGGTCGCGACGTACGCCTTGCCGCAGCCGGACCTGTCGACCGAGGCGCTGGCAGCCGTCACCGCCGAGATCGCCGCGGGCGCGGCCGAGAACGACCGCACCGGCGCCGTGCCGACAGCCGGGCTGGCAGCCGCCCACCGCGCGGGCCTGCTGACCGCCACCGTCGCCGAGCAGTACGGCGGCCCCGGTCTCGGGCCGCGCGAGGTCGCCCGGATCCTGACCGCGTTGGGCGAGGGCGATCCGTCGGTCGCACTGATCGCCTCCAACACGCTGATGGCGCACGCCGGCCAGGCGTTGCACCCGCACTGGCCGGTGGCGTACTACGACGACCTGCTGCGTCGCTCGCTCGACGGCCCGGCGAACGTGAACGCCATCAGGGCCGAGCCCGAGTTGGGCGCTCCGGCCCGCGGCGGGATCCCGAAGACCACCCTGACCCGCACCGCCGACGGCTGGACGCTGACCGGGCACAAGGCCTACGCGACCGGCGGCACGGCGCTCGCCTACCACGTCGTCTGGGCGACGGCCGTGGAGCCGGGCGGTGATCCGGACCGGCCGCGGATCGGTCACGTGATCGTCCCCGCGGACCTGCCCGGCATCACCTGGGTGGAGACCTGGGACCACCTCGGCCTGCGCGCCTCGAACACCCACGACGTCATCTACGACGGCGTCACCCTGCCCGCCGATGCCTTCGTGGAGATCCCGCGCGGGGCCGACGGGATCTACCGCGATCCGGCCGCGATGGCGTCCGGGCCGGGCAGCTTCGGCCACGCCGCGTTCTACATCGGCGTCGCCCGGGCGGCGCGGAGCGCGTTCGCCGACTACGCCCGCAACCGGGTGCCCGCCGCTCTCGGCCGGCCGATCGCCGAGACCGAGCGGATCCAGTCGGTCGCCGGTGAGATCGACCTGCAGATCGCCCAGGCCGAGACGCTGCTGCACGGCGCCGTACTGCGGCTGGAGGCGGGCGACGCCGAGATCGGCGCGCAGCTCTCCCTGATCAAGTCGGCCATCGCCCGGTCGGTGATCAGCGCCGTGCAGACCGCCGTCGCCGCCCTCGGCAACCCCGGCCTGTCGCGCCACAACGCGCTCGAGCGGCACCTGCGCGACGTGCTGTGCATCCGGGTGCACCCGCCGCAGGAGGACACCGCCCTGCTGGCCGCCGGGCGTCGGGTGCTCGGCGTCTGA
- a CDS encoding GNAT family N-acetyltransferase: MSTPPTVRPARIEDIDQLAEVHVRCWQEAYRGLVPDSVLDDPALPARRRRLWTAALTDERYRANTVAVAERESRVVGIAMSGPPLDAEAAWTRDLYVLYLRAAEHGSGAGAALLGAVLDPDDTAALWVADPNPRAAGLLPQARLRGRRDRQGRGRAAGDQDAPRRVSGGGS; this comes from the coding sequence ATGAGCACTCCACCCACCGTGCGCCCGGCGCGCATCGAGGACATCGACCAACTGGCCGAGGTCCACGTCCGCTGCTGGCAGGAGGCCTACCGCGGCCTGGTCCCCGACTCCGTGCTCGACGACCCGGCGCTGCCGGCCCGGCGCCGTCGGCTGTGGACGGCCGCACTCACCGACGAGCGCTACCGCGCCAACACGGTGGCCGTGGCCGAACGCGAGAGCCGCGTCGTCGGGATCGCCATGTCGGGTCCGCCGCTGGACGCGGAGGCGGCCTGGACGCGGGATTTGTACGTGCTCTACCTCCGCGCGGCCGAGCACGGGTCGGGCGCCGGCGCCGCCCTCCTGGGGGCCGTCCTCGATCCCGACGACACGGCGGCGTTGTGGGTGGCCGACCCGAACCCTCGTGCGGCAGGCCTTCTACCGCAAGCACGGCTTCGTGGCCGACGGGACCGTCAAGGTCGAGGACGGGCTGCGGGAGATCAGGATGCTCCGCGGCGCGTGAGCGGCGGCGGATCGTAG
- a CDS encoding molybdopterin-dependent oxidoreductase has product MGHLSETSAHWGSYLVEVSEDGSEVLGARPHADDPDAAPAIANVDGQRSSARVLRPSLRRGWLERGPGPDDRRGAPDEEYVEVDWEVALDLLAAELGRVRGEHGNHAIFGGSYGWASAGRLHHAQSQLHRFLNRIGGYTRSVNDYSRGASMVLLPHLIGAEATMQLRMRPVSWHHVAEHTDLLVTFGGVRRSNTWVVPGGHARHVGSGLARRAGASTRVVSLSAQRDDAFDGLGAEWVGVMPGTDTAVMLALIHVLVVEGLADDAFLERCTVGAEAVRRYVLGESDGVAKTPEWAESLSRTPASRIRSLAREMAAGRTLVNVVYSLQRGERGEQAVFAGLTLAAFLGQIGLPGGGFVHGFGSMGDYGVGVAGARLPTFPQGTNPVADHIPCARISDLLLHPDRPIPYDGGLLELPEIRLAYWAGGNPFHHHQDLRRLSRAFARLETLVVHETHWTATAKHADIVLPVASSLERDDLAAGAGDTRLRASPRAVPPPGEAREELWIYSRLGERLGVDVAEGLDTRGWLERIYEEWRAAPASPPAPPFEEFWRDGGVALPAAPYDDPVFTAFRADPEAHPLATPSGLIELFSATIDGFGLADVAGHAEWRAPAMWWGAAAGDELHLLCNQPSHRLHSQLDMGSASRSTKVAGREPIRLHPDDARSRGLAEGDLALVWTPQGSLLAGVVVTDALLPGVAQMHTGAWYDPSAPEIADCVNGNVNVLTRDVGTTTLTQGCSGAHVLVRVRRYDGPVPVVRAYDPPPLTRRGAS; this is encoded by the coding sequence ATGGGACACCTCAGCGAGACCAGCGCGCACTGGGGGAGCTACCTGGTCGAGGTCTCGGAGGACGGGAGCGAGGTGCTGGGGGCGCGGCCGCACGCGGACGACCCGGACGCCGCGCCGGCGATCGCGAACGTCGACGGGCAGCGCTCCTCGGCCCGGGTGCTGCGCCCCAGCCTCCGGCGCGGGTGGCTCGAGCGCGGCCCCGGCCCGGACGACCGGCGAGGAGCACCGGACGAGGAGTACGTCGAGGTCGACTGGGAGGTGGCGCTCGACCTGCTCGCCGCCGAGCTGGGCCGGGTGCGCGGCGAGCACGGCAACCACGCGATCTTCGGGGGCTCCTACGGCTGGGCCAGCGCCGGCCGGCTGCACCACGCCCAGAGCCAGCTGCACCGGTTCCTGAACCGGATCGGCGGCTACACCCGGTCGGTCAACGACTACAGCCGGGGAGCCAGCATGGTGTTGCTGCCCCACCTGATCGGTGCCGAGGCGACGATGCAGCTGCGGATGCGCCCGGTCTCCTGGCACCACGTCGCCGAGCACACCGACCTGCTCGTCACCTTCGGCGGCGTACGGCGCTCGAACACCTGGGTCGTGCCTGGCGGGCATGCCCGCCATGTCGGCTCGGGCCTGGCGCGCCGGGCCGGAGCGAGCACCCGGGTGGTGTCGCTCTCGGCGCAGCGTGACGATGCGTTCGACGGCCTGGGCGCCGAGTGGGTGGGCGTCATGCCCGGCACCGACACCGCCGTGATGCTCGCGCTGATCCACGTGCTGGTGGTCGAGGGGCTCGCCGACGACGCGTTCCTCGAGCGCTGCACCGTCGGGGCCGAGGCCGTCCGCCGCTACGTCCTCGGGGAGAGCGACGGGGTGGCCAAGACGCCGGAGTGGGCCGAGTCGCTGTCGCGCACGCCGGCCTCCCGGATCCGCTCGCTGGCCCGGGAGATGGCGGCAGGCCGCACGCTGGTCAACGTCGTCTACTCGCTGCAGCGCGGCGAGCGCGGCGAGCAGGCGGTCTTCGCCGGGCTCACGCTGGCCGCCTTCCTGGGGCAGATCGGGCTTCCCGGCGGTGGCTTCGTGCACGGCTTCGGCTCGATGGGGGACTACGGCGTGGGGGTGGCCGGTGCCCGGCTGCCCACCTTCCCGCAGGGGACGAACCCGGTCGCGGATCACATCCCCTGCGCCCGGATCAGCGACCTGCTGCTGCACCCGGACCGGCCGATCCCGTACGACGGAGGCCTGCTGGAGCTGCCCGAGATCCGGCTCGCCTACTGGGCCGGCGGCAACCCGTTCCACCACCACCAGGACCTGCGTCGGCTCAGCCGTGCCTTCGCCCGGCTCGAGACCCTGGTGGTGCACGAGACGCACTGGACGGCCACCGCCAAGCACGCCGACATCGTGCTGCCGGTGGCGAGCTCGCTCGAGCGCGACGACCTGGCGGCCGGTGCCGGCGACACCCGGCTGCGAGCCTCGCCGCGGGCGGTGCCCCCGCCGGGGGAGGCGCGCGAGGAGCTGTGGATCTACAGCAGGCTGGGTGAGCGGCTGGGGGTCGACGTCGCCGAAGGACTGGACACCCGCGGCTGGTTGGAGCGGATCTACGAGGAGTGGCGCGCGGCTCCGGCATCGCCGCCGGCCCCGCCGTTCGAGGAGTTCTGGCGCGACGGCGGGGTGGCGCTGCCTGCGGCGCCGTACGACGACCCGGTCTTCACCGCCTTCCGCGCCGACCCCGAGGCCCATCCGCTGGCCACGCCGAGCGGCCTGATCGAGCTGTTCTCTGCGACCATCGACGGCTTCGGCCTCGCCGACGTGGCGGGCCATGCCGAGTGGCGGGCGCCGGCGATGTGGTGGGGTGCGGCGGCCGGCGACGAGCTGCACCTGCTGTGCAACCAGCCCTCGCACCGCCTGCACAGCCAGCTCGACATGGGCTCGGCCAGCCGCTCGACCAAGGTGGCCGGTCGCGAGCCGATCCGGCTGCACCCCGACGACGCGCGGTCCCGCGGCCTCGCCGAGGGCGACCTGGCGCTGGTCTGGACCCCGCAGGGGAGTCTGCTGGCCGGCGTCGTCGTCACCGATGCGCTGCTGCCGGGCGTCGCGCAGATGCACACCGGCGCCTGGTACGACCCCTCCGCACCGGAGATCGCCGACTGCGTCAACGGCAACGTCAACGTCCTGACCCGCGATGTCGGCACCACGACCCTCACCCAGGGCTGCAGCGGAGCCCACGTGCTCGTCCGGGTGCGCCGCTACGACGGTCCGGTGCCGGTCGTCCGGGCCTACGATCCGCCGCCGCTCACGCGCCGCGGAGCATCCTGA